Proteins from a genomic interval of Parageobacillus toebii NBRC 107807:
- a CDS encoding DUF3967 domain-containing protein, with protein sequence MKRFMEIKQSSDMTLEQAAEAVMAWVRQSNMAVSVIEKKTESERYNDDIQALKEMVAKQNELLKELMMRLDQQQKYIEESLKKRDELLMQSLKESMETRKMIAAAKEEEGKKKGFWARLFGK encoded by the coding sequence TTGAAGCGTTTCATGGAGATAAAACAAAGCAGTGATATGACGCTCGAACAAGCAGCAGAAGCAGTAATGGCATGGGTTCGGCAATCTAATATGGCGGTCAGCGTTATAGAGAAAAAAACGGAATCGGAGCGTTATAACGATGATATACAAGCGCTAAAAGAAATGGTCGCCAAACAGAACGAGTTGCTAAAAGAACTCATGATGAGGCTGGATCAGCAACAAAAATACATAGAGGAAAGCCTAAAGAAAAGGGATGAACTTCTTATGCAGTCCCTAAAGGAGTCCATGGAGACACGCAAAATGATCGCGGCGGCCAAAGAGGAAGAAGGGAAAAAGAAAGGGTTTTGGGCCCGTCTGTTTGGTAAATAA
- a CDS encoding DUF3139 domain-containing protein, whose translation MVKKIGVILLLLFIVFGSGFGYIQYKKTDVKNSVIEYLTTKKNISKDDIISIEPFFSNLKGNKAWMVSIKLKNDNRTYFYYKNDKGKVILESYTENGIEHIINKEH comes from the coding sequence ATGGTAAAAAAAATAGGAGTTATTTTATTACTATTATTTATTGTTTTTGGAAGTGGATTTGGCTATATTCAATATAAAAAAACAGATGTTAAAAATAGTGTGATTGAATATCTAACAACTAAAAAAAATATCTCTAAAGATGATATCATTTCCATTGAACCATTTTTTTCAAATTTAAAAGGGAATAAAGCATGGATGGTTAGTATTAAATTAAAAAATGATAATAGAACATATTTTTACTATAAAAATGATAAAGGTAAAGTCATTTTAGAGTCTTATACGGAGAATGGAATAGAACATATAATAAATAAAGAGCATTAA
- a CDS encoding tyrosine-type recombinase/integrase — protein MLNEYVDYLREKGASPNTIISYTNDLNIFFNDLHIRPSDYVTSADIRKWIQQMLNPSEGKPLAISTINRRLNSLRSFYAWAVEHHKIEQNPMKDIQDLKSADEDNEKIMWLTEEEFEDLLHRMRKKPVQSRGVDPEEKYRRDRAVVYLLTYAGLRVEELSNLKLTDLDLEMKRIRIVGKGMKVRTVPISNILLAELEDWLKFRAEMAKKKPHVAQSPYVFYSQRSPKFSVRGIQRMIESYSLPNKKLTPHMFRHTFCKWMLKATNNDIEKVRRLAGHSNIATTSRYLKDSYSDLADAVEALPKF, from the coding sequence ATGCTCAACGAATATGTGGACTATCTTCGGGAAAAAGGGGCTTCCCCAAACACAATCATCTCTTACACGAATGACTTGAATATCTTTTTTAACGACTTACATATCCGCCCAAGCGATTACGTCACGTCGGCTGACATCCGCAAATGGATCCAGCAAATGTTGAACCCGTCCGAGGGAAAACCGTTGGCCATCTCTACGATCAACCGCCGGCTCAATTCGCTGCGAAGCTTTTATGCGTGGGCGGTCGAACATCATAAGATCGAACAGAACCCAATGAAAGACATCCAGGATTTAAAATCGGCTGATGAAGACAACGAAAAAATTATGTGGCTCACGGAAGAAGAATTTGAGGACTTGTTGCATCGAATGCGGAAAAAACCGGTGCAAAGCCGGGGAGTCGATCCCGAGGAGAAATATCGACGGGACCGCGCGGTGGTGTACCTGCTTACTTATGCAGGATTGCGGGTCGAAGAGCTATCGAACCTCAAATTAACGGATTTAGATTTAGAGATGAAGCGAATTCGGATCGTGGGAAAGGGGATGAAGGTTCGAACGGTACCGATCTCGAATATCTTGCTGGCGGAACTCGAGGATTGGCTGAAGTTTCGTGCGGAAATGGCGAAAAAGAAACCACATGTCGCTCAATCGCCATACGTCTTTTACAGCCAGCGCTCGCCGAAGTTTTCGGTACGGGGCATTCAGCGAATGATCGAAAGCTACAGCCTGCCAAATAAAAAATTAACTCCACATATGTTCCGTCATACGTTTTGTAAGTGGATGTTAAAGGCGACGAACAACGATATCGAGAAAGTGCGGAGGCTTGCTGGCCACAGCAATATCGCCACGACCTCACGGTACTTAAAGGACAGCTACAGCGATTTGGCGGATGCAGTCGAGGCTCTGCCGAAATTCTAA
- a CDS encoding trypsin-like serine peptidase, which yields MKKIGFIILVMVGFIISPIINAPETVNAQKNSNNAYDMINSKGEVIKYEDYIKKLKNSKSLVTEGSEGTGEVLPKTEINTDFKKNKPYKYNLTPETTYIGGKSPNEYFPQVVIGADGRTKVSNTSVTPHRQIAYIELEFRDGWYTCTGTVIGKDKVLTNAHCVMDVTNQSGAINGYVYPAVNNNTYSYGVYQIVDYYITSNYVQTGDPTQDFAVLKLSTYLGKNIGDVVGYLPLRQVSSIQGTSAKLYGYPGDKIEQYNEVSQWGMTGSISKETNELAFYQIDTYNGQSGSSLLNSSNEIIAVHRGSFSVNGTTYNGGPKMIKPVYDFIRAAMLN from the coding sequence ATGAAAAAAATTGGATTTATCATTTTAGTAATGGTTGGGTTTATCATTTCGCCCATAATTAATGCTCCAGAAACCGTCAACGCTCAAAAAAATAGTAATAATGCTTATGACATGATTAATTCAAAAGGTGAAGTCATTAAGTATGAAGACTACATAAAAAAGTTAAAGAATTCCAAATCTTTAGTCACAGAAGGCTCGGAAGGTACCGGTGAAGTTCTTCCAAAAACAGAGATAAATACGGATTTCAAAAAAAATAAACCTTACAAATATAATTTAACCCCTGAAACAACATATATAGGTGGTAAATCTCCAAATGAATATTTCCCTCAGGTCGTTATTGGTGCTGATGGTCGTACAAAGGTTTCCAATACTTCAGTCACTCCTCACAGACAAATCGCGTACATTGAATTAGAATTTAGAGATGGTTGGTATACTTGCACAGGAACTGTTATTGGGAAAGATAAAGTCCTTACAAATGCACATTGTGTTATGGATGTTACAAATCAGTCTGGTGCGATAAACGGTTATGTATATCCCGCTGTCAATAATAATACGTATTCATATGGGGTATATCAAATAGTAGATTATTATATTACAAGCAACTATGTTCAAACAGGCGATCCAACTCAAGACTTTGCAGTACTTAAGCTTAGCACATACTTAGGAAAAAATATTGGTGATGTAGTTGGATACCTTCCATTAAGACAAGTATCTAGCATTCAAGGTACATCAGCAAAACTTTATGGATACCCAGGGGATAAAATCGAACAGTATAACGAAGTTTCTCAATGGGGAATGACTGGCTCTATTTCAAAAGAAACCAATGAACTTGCATTTTATCAAATTGATACTTACAATGGGCAATCCGGTTCTTCTTTATTAAATTCATCAAATGAAATCATTGCTGTTCATAGAGGCAGTTTTAGTGTCAATGGTACCACTTACAATGGAGGACCAAAAATGATTAAACCCGTATATGATTTTATTAGAGCAGCAATGCTAAATTAA
- a CDS encoding DUF3221 domain-containing protein yields MERYILVSTILGLILLLFFFSEYRTNQSLNQEATLEGFIIMKEGEVYLVEDPDFVQEDANKLTIQELRRKYNMSKLLIKGFGTLRGIENGQKVKVWYSEILESYPGKVEVIKIEPM; encoded by the coding sequence ATGGAAAGATATATTTTAGTGAGTACTATTTTAGGTCTTATATTATTATTATTTTTCTTTAGCGAATATAGAACTAACCAATCTCTTAATCAAGAAGCTACTTTGGAAGGTTTTATAATTATGAAAGAAGGGGAAGTATATTTAGTTGAAGATCCAGATTTTGTTCAGGAAGACGCAAACAAATTAACAATACAGGAATTAAGAAGAAAATATAATATGAGTAAGTTATTAATTAAGGGGTTTGGTACTTTGAGGGGAATAGAAAATGGACAAAAAGTAAAAGTGTGGTATTCAGAGATTTTAGAATCGTATCCGGGCAAAGTCGAAGTTATAAAGATTGAACCTATGTAA
- a CDS encoding DUF3006 domain-containing protein: protein MKYIIDRFEGDLAVCEAEDGKMVDIEKSKLPKNAEVGDVIILENGHFRVDKEETDKRRKEIEDLMNELFED from the coding sequence ATGAAGTATATTATTGACCGTTTTGAAGGCGATTTGGCGGTTTGTGAAGCAGAAGATGGAAAAATGGTGGATATCGAAAAAAGCAAGCTTCCTAAGAATGCTGAGGTCGGCGATGTGATCATATTGGAGAATGGCCATTTTCGCGTGGACAAAGAAGAAACTGATAAACGAAGAAAAGAAATTGAGGATTTAATGAACGAGCTGTTTGAGGATTAA
- a CDS encoding ComEC/Rec2 family competence protein translates to MKQLKLFVSFVMAFFFMVVPMSGTTNAATKNMYVHFINVGQGDSIYIKAPNGEDILIDGGNKDGSDVVAYLKKQKVKDIEFMIATHPDADHIGGLDEVLKAFPVKNVYAPKVSHTSQAYKDFLTAVKNKKLTIKTAKADVTLPIKGVTAKFVGPVKSYSKSELNDWSAVLKITYGKKSFLFTGDAEAKAEADMVKAKKDLRADVLKVGHHGAKTSTSTTLLKAVKPTYAVISVGKNNSYGHPTSEVLNRLKSYKVNIFRTDKQGTIIATTNGTTLSFNVKPLK, encoded by the coding sequence ATGAAGCAATTAAAGTTATTTGTTTCGTTTGTCATGGCTTTCTTTTTTATGGTTGTTCCTATGAGTGGAACAACGAATGCGGCCACAAAAAACATGTATGTGCACTTTATTAATGTTGGTCAAGGAGACAGCATCTATATAAAAGCGCCTAATGGTGAAGATATTCTGATTGATGGCGGAAACAAGGACGGCAGTGATGTAGTTGCATACCTCAAAAAGCAAAAAGTAAAGGACATTGAATTTATGATTGCTACTCATCCTGATGCAGATCATATCGGTGGATTAGATGAAGTTTTAAAAGCATTTCCAGTGAAGAATGTATACGCTCCAAAGGTTAGCCATACTTCGCAAGCATATAAGGATTTTCTAACTGCTGTAAAAAACAAAAAGTTGACCATTAAAACTGCCAAAGCAGATGTAACTCTTCCTATCAAAGGAGTCACCGCGAAGTTTGTTGGCCCTGTGAAATCCTATAGTAAAAGTGAATTAAATGACTGGAGTGCTGTTTTAAAGATTACTTACGGTAAAAAGTCATTCCTTTTCACTGGTGATGCGGAGGCAAAAGCCGAAGCAGATATGGTTAAGGCAAAGAAAGATTTGCGCGCTGATGTGTTAAAAGTCGGTCATCACGGGGCAAAAACATCTACCAGCACGACACTTTTAAAAGCTGTAAAACCAACCTATGCTGTGATTTCTGTTGGAAAAAACAACTCGTACGGTCACCCAACATCTGAGGTATTAAATCGTCTTAAATCATATAAGGTAAATATATTTAGAACTGATAAACAAGGTACTATCATTGCAACCACTAATGGAACGACTCTCTCTTTTAATGTAAAACCATTGAAATGA
- a CDS encoding IS982 family transposase: MQEHFHFTTDRVKLQKQYASILLFVSAQLSSIQIPLQRRNRHLLKQKDEVIITIHVLGKLLGFTSERAWHRFVIGNLFPKDLFPERSRYNRRCRALSFAIKWIRHQPAKRGQHHAYAVVDSLPIELCHSARMHRVKRFRGIDDIGYCASKRITFYGLKLHLQVTDQGLPMGYVVTEASCHDRVAAETVMTQIPHPYNLGDKGYISQKLQKKLYEEHRVAFWTPVRKNQRIRQSDAWKQWMKRKRKVVETVFSILVDSYRITEIRANSVSGFETALDGILLAYSLVVLGLVER, encoded by the coding sequence ATGCAAGAGCACTTTCATTTTACAACAGATCGTGTCAAACTTCAAAAACAATATGCATCGATTTTGCTTTTTGTATCGGCTCAACTATCGAGTATCCAGATTCCTCTTCAACGTCGAAATCGTCATTTGTTGAAACAGAAAGACGAAGTCATCATCACCATCCATGTCCTTGGAAAGTTGTTGGGCTTCACTTCCGAACGGGCTTGGCATCGGTTTGTGATTGGGAATTTGTTTCCCAAGGACTTATTCCCTGAGCGTTCTCGGTACAACCGTCGCTGCCGAGCGCTTAGCTTTGCGATCAAGTGGATTCGGCACCAGCCGGCCAAGCGTGGGCAGCACCATGCGTATGCGGTCGTGGACAGCTTGCCGATCGAGCTGTGTCATTCAGCTCGAATGCATCGCGTCAAACGATTCCGTGGAATTGACGATATTGGCTATTGTGCTTCCAAAAGGATCACTTTCTATGGGTTGAAACTTCACCTGCAGGTCACCGACCAAGGGCTTCCGATGGGATATGTTGTCACCGAAGCGTCTTGTCACGACCGGGTGGCCGCTGAAACCGTCATGACGCAAATTCCACATCCGTATAACCTCGGTGACAAAGGGTACATCAGCCAAAAACTGCAAAAGAAGCTGTACGAAGAGCACCGAGTCGCTTTTTGGACGCCCGTTCGAAAAAATCAGCGAATTCGCCAATCGGACGCATGGAAACAGTGGATGAAGCGAAAACGTAAAGTGGTGGAAACCGTGTTTTCGATTTTAGTCGATTCGTATCGGATCACCGAGATTCGAGCGAACTCGGTTTCTGGATTTGAAACGGCACTGGATGGTATTTTACTGGCTTACTCCCTTGTTGTTCTTGGGCTAGTTGAGCGTTAA
- a CDS encoding ImmA/IrrE family metallo-endopeptidase, with protein sequence MEKKEILKGFRFVNVFDISQTQGKELFDIRKLIREDLKESEHIQSLYKHFLAHLNKNRIEVKEEVLDDPSTKGYYDRAKHLIRINASVENTSLKFKTLIHEYAHAQLHHKESDMQNLPRGHKEAQAEAVAFIVSKYYGLDTEPYSAGYIATWAKDIQLAKQAMKEIQHVAQGIIQEIDELMKERIKELRQIHESSKDQDKNNKNEKDKEMQLQR encoded by the coding sequence ATGGAAAAGAAAGAAATTCTAAAAGGTTTTCGCTTTGTCAACGTCTTTGATATTAGCCAAACCCAAGGAAAAGAGCTGTTTGATATCCGAAAATTGATTCGTGAAGATTTAAAAGAAAGCGAGCACATTCAGTCGCTTTACAAGCATTTTCTGGCTCATTTGAATAAAAACAGAATTGAGGTGAAAGAAGAGGTATTGGACGACCCGAGTACAAAGGGGTACTATGATCGAGCAAAGCACCTTATTCGTATTAATGCGTCTGTTGAAAATACTTCATTGAAATTCAAAACGCTCATTCACGAATACGCCCACGCTCAATTGCATCATAAAGAGAGTGACATGCAAAACTTGCCTAGAGGACACAAAGAAGCACAAGCTGAAGCTGTTGCATTTATTGTCTCCAAATATTACGGATTGGACACAGAACCATACAGCGCTGGATATATTGCGACCTGGGCTAAAGACATTCAGTTGGCGAAACAAGCCATGAAAGAGATTCAGCATGTCGCCCAGGGCATTATCCAAGAAATTGACGAGTTGATGAAAGAACGAATCAAAGAATTGCGTCAGATACATGAGTCATCTAAAGATCAAGACAAAAACAATAAAAACGAAAAAGATAAAGAGATGCAGCTGCAACGTTAA